From Lujinxingia litoralis, the proteins below share one genomic window:
- a CDS encoding RNA polymerase sigma factor translates to MLSTEHSLAQLMSHWDRWVGLAARSLNERADAEDVVQQALVRAADQLHTLDDPQKLEGWFATIVRRLAIDELRRRGRVKRQRQRLALEPAPRPYPAPDAGEDTCVCGIDALDDIPDAYAEILRRVILSEEPVGQAADALGISATNASVRLHRARRAMQQELLERCGTTSTQECLSCDCP, encoded by the coding sequence ATGCTCTCAACCGAACACTCGCTCGCACAGCTCATGAGCCACTGGGATCGGTGGGTGGGACTGGCCGCGCGCAGCTTAAATGAGCGCGCCGACGCCGAAGACGTCGTCCAGCAAGCGCTGGTGCGCGCGGCCGACCAGCTCCACACCCTCGACGACCCTCAAAAACTCGAGGGCTGGTTTGCCACCATCGTGCGGCGCCTGGCCATCGACGAGCTGCGCCGCCGCGGCCGGGTGAAGCGCCAGCGCCAGCGCCTGGCCCTGGAACCCGCGCCCCGGCCCTACCCTGCCCCCGACGCCGGGGAGGACACCTGCGTCTGCGGCATCGACGCGCTCGACGATATCCCCGACGCCTACGCCGAGATCCTGCGCCGCGTCATCCTCTCCGAAGAGCCCGTCGGGCAGGCCGCCGACGCCCTGGGCATCTCGGCGACCAACGCCTCGGTGCGCCTGCACCGCGCGCGGCGCGCCATGCAGCAGGAGCTTTTGGAGCGCTGCGGTACCACCTCCACCCAGGAATGCCTCAGCTGCGATTGCCCCTGA
- a CDS encoding phosphopentomutase yields the protein MTQSPSPDKRAVLIVLDSVGAGELPDADKYGDVGSHTLGHIAETIADFDLPNLRALGLGNIEGIPQIAPVEAPTATFGRMAEKAHGKDTATGHWEFVGIIPDKPFRTFPEGFDDEIIQEFIEKTGVPGVLGNRAASGTVIIEELGQEHIQTGKPIVYTSADPVFQIAAHEDVVPLETLYKWCEIAYDIVTPRGQSRVIARPFVGEFPEFKRTANRKDYTLPPPSETVLDRLQAAGVRTTGIGKIGNIYAHQGLSDELHSTSNDHGVELTLQCIADRKGLIFTNLVDFDALYGHRRNPRGYADALMTFDRQLPTLIEALDPGDLLIITADHGNDPTFPGTDHTREYVPLLIVEKGRPGSKDLGTRASFADIGATLAAYFGVDWHVGEAIDLS from the coding sequence ATGACCCAGAGCCCCTCCCCTGATAAACGCGCCGTGCTGATCGTTCTGGACTCGGTGGGCGCCGGCGAGCTCCCCGACGCAGATAAGTACGGCGACGTGGGCTCGCATACGCTGGGACATATCGCCGAGACCATCGCCGACTTTGACCTGCCCAACCTGCGCGCGCTGGGGCTGGGCAACATCGAGGGCATCCCGCAGATCGCCCCGGTCGAGGCCCCCACGGCCACCTTCGGGCGCATGGCCGAGAAGGCCCACGGCAAAGACACCGCCACCGGCCACTGGGAGTTTGTGGGCATCATCCCCGACAAGCCCTTCCGCACCTTCCCCGAGGGCTTCGACGACGAGATCATCCAGGAGTTTATCGAAAAAACCGGCGTCCCCGGCGTGCTGGGCAACCGCGCGGCCAGCGGCACGGTCATCATCGAAGAGCTCGGCCAGGAGCACATCCAGACCGGCAAGCCCATCGTCTACACCTCGGCCGACCCGGTCTTTCAGATCGCCGCCCACGAAGACGTGGTGCCCCTGGAGACCCTCTACAAGTGGTGCGAAATCGCCTACGACATCGTCACCCCGCGCGGGCAGTCCCGGGTCATCGCGCGGCCCTTTGTTGGCGAGTTTCCCGAGTTTAAGCGCACGGCCAATCGCAAGGATTATACCCTGCCGCCGCCCAGCGAGACGGTGCTCGATCGCCTTCAGGCCGCCGGCGTGCGCACCACCGGCATCGGCAAGATCGGCAACATCTACGCCCACCAGGGCTTGAGCGACGAGCTTCACAGCACCTCCAACGACCACGGCGTGGAGCTCACCCTGCAGTGCATCGCTGATCGCAAAGGGCTGATTTTCACCAACCTGGTCGACTTTGACGCCCTCTACGGCCACCGCCGCAACCCCCGCGGCTACGCCGACGCCCTGATGACCTTTGACCGCCAGCTCCCCACGCTGATCGAGGCTCTGGACCCGGGCGACCTCCTCATCATCACCGCCGACCACGGCAACGACCCCACCTTCCCGGGCACCGATCACACCCGGGAGTACGTGCCGCTGCTCATCGTGGAGAAGGGGCGCCCGGGGAGCAAAGACCTGGGCACCCGGGCCTCGTTTGCCGACATCGGCGCCACGCTGGCCGCCTACTTCGGGGTGGACTGGCACGTGGGCGAAGCCATCGACCTGAGCTGA
- a CDS encoding tetratricopeptide repeat protein encodes MMRTWMAWWVCSAMVFWAASVGAQELPGEQELKVYQGPDVGLLRGDAYYYEGDYYRALTAYKDFLRDYPADRRAERVRLKMAWVYFGAGEHGQAARELEALATGSRDQIVSWWARYYYGQVALASDRRPLAEQAFVEVIDTCAPWVARVGEPTDDPEITACLEITSAARLGLARLGAVRHDFDAAARELRAMPTRSPLAEGAFEIASLVEGIDIPQKSPLLAGTLSIVPGLGHFYLGEWGSGLLAMVWNGVFIYAVVDSVLAGRYGQAALIGLVETIWYGGTITGAVAGAHRYNRDAMRVVEDGLRRDVLDLYRDTPWPARFPASPGYLELSIPF; translated from the coding sequence ATGATGCGGACGTGGATGGCCTGGTGGGTGTGTTCGGCGATGGTGTTCTGGGCGGCTTCGGTCGGGGCCCAGGAGCTTCCCGGGGAGCAGGAGCTGAAGGTGTATCAGGGGCCGGATGTCGGCCTGCTGCGAGGGGACGCCTACTACTACGAGGGCGATTATTACCGGGCGCTCACCGCCTACAAAGACTTTTTGCGCGACTACCCCGCCGACCGACGCGCGGAGCGGGTGCGCCTGAAAATGGCGTGGGTGTATTTCGGGGCGGGCGAACACGGGCAGGCCGCCCGGGAGCTGGAGGCCCTGGCCACCGGGTCGCGGGACCAGATCGTGAGCTGGTGGGCGCGCTATTACTACGGGCAGGTGGCCCTGGCCTCGGACCGGCGTCCGCTGGCCGAGCAGGCCTTTGTGGAGGTGATCGACACCTGCGCGCCCTGGGTGGCGCGGGTGGGAGAACCCACCGACGACCCGGAAATCACCGCCTGTCTGGAAATCACCAGCGCCGCTCGCCTGGGGCTGGCCCGGCTGGGGGCGGTGCGCCACGACTTTGATGCGGCGGCCCGGGAGCTGCGGGCCATGCCCACCCGCAGCCCGCTGGCCGAGGGGGCCTTTGAGATCGCCTCGCTGGTCGAGGGGATTGATATCCCGCAAAAGAGCCCGCTGCTGGCCGGGACCCTCTCGATCGTGCCCGGGCTGGGGCATTTCTACCTGGGAGAGTGGGGCAGCGGACTGCTGGCGATGGTGTGGAACGGGGTGTTCATCTACGCGGTGGTCGATTCGGTGCTGGCCGGGCGTTACGGGCAGGCGGCGTTGATCGGCCTGGTGGAGACGATCTGGTACGGGGGCACCATCACCGGGGCGGTGGCCGGGGCTCATCGCTACAACCGCGACGCGATGCGGGTGGTCGAAGACGGGCTGCGCCGCGATGTGCTCGACCTCTATCGCGACACGCCCTGGCCGGCCCGTTTTCCGGCCAGTCCGGGGTATCTGGAGCTCTCTATCCCTTTCTAA
- a CDS encoding ribonuclease H-like domain-containing protein yields the protein MSKFGKRLERLHQAHQRGRESQSGPSGVFEAGAPGEGEVRQVKGGSSPDGGGFDDSGERAEGSSGSIVRKASPRGASRGGARTRHRSSGGARRSSSSSKITEKNWGQWGAENQGEFWLLREEVPPGEVHGRFEVGACREIDHRLISKVDPGCPGVRPEGLLYMDTETSGLGQGALAFCVGIGFWAGERFVVEQLLLDGSDAAGERAMLAYFANMLRERHLLVTFNGRRFDVPLLARRYARHQMSDPFGGRQHLDLLPTARRHFVGRKRYKLSSLEEDILDFHRVDDVPGREIPALWERFVAGEAVPKMGGMLEHNRHDIVSMAALLAAQIEAVGGGARPGSAGAPGGSVGAPGALGARGSGGSSAYESAPGGARERGGRIGEVAARLERSYRLRSSFSAPSDPPGSARPPASRERAGERARAERGVDRPRADERSEEAAPAAPAALRERVRALRAAARAMIDAGLFEQAAPALFELVALAPDDRFGLQTLARYYRQAGQDALAREIEARFRGGGGGGGQS from the coding sequence ATGAGCAAGTTTGGGAAGAGGCTGGAGCGTTTGCATCAGGCGCATCAGCGGGGGCGAGAGAGCCAGAGCGGTCCGAGCGGGGTGTTTGAGGCGGGGGCGCCGGGAGAGGGGGAGGTGCGCCAGGTGAAGGGGGGCAGCTCTCCGGATGGGGGTGGTTTCGATGATTCGGGAGAGCGCGCCGAGGGGTCTTCGGGGTCGATCGTGCGCAAGGCATCGCCCCGGGGGGCGTCGCGGGGAGGGGCGCGCACGCGACACAGGAGTTCGGGAGGGGCTCGGCGGTCGTCGTCCTCGTCAAAAATCACTGAAAAAAATTGGGGGCAGTGGGGGGCGGAGAATCAGGGGGAGTTCTGGCTTCTGCGCGAGGAGGTGCCGCCGGGGGAGGTGCACGGGCGTTTTGAGGTGGGGGCGTGTCGGGAGATCGACCATCGTCTGATTTCAAAGGTCGATCCGGGCTGCCCGGGCGTGCGGCCTGAGGGGCTGCTCTATATGGACACCGAGACCAGCGGGCTGGGGCAGGGGGCGCTGGCCTTTTGTGTGGGCATCGGGTTCTGGGCTGGCGAGCGCTTTGTGGTGGAGCAGCTTCTGCTCGATGGCAGCGACGCGGCCGGGGAGCGGGCGATGCTTGCGTATTTCGCAAACATGCTGCGGGAGCGGCACCTGCTGGTGACCTTTAACGGGCGGCGTTTTGATGTGCCCCTGCTCGCGCGCCGGTACGCGCGCCACCAGATGAGCGATCCTTTCGGGGGGCGTCAGCATCTGGATTTGTTGCCCACGGCCCGGCGGCATTTTGTGGGGCGAAAGCGCTACAAACTCTCCAGCCTGGAGGAGGATATTCTCGATTTTCACCGGGTGGATGATGTACCGGGGCGAGAGATTCCGGCGTTGTGGGAGCGCTTCGTGGCCGGGGAGGCGGTGCCGAAGATGGGGGGGATGCTGGAGCATAATCGCCACGATATCGTCTCGATGGCCGCGCTGCTGGCCGCGCAGATCGAGGCGGTGGGCGGTGGCGCGCGGCCGGGGAGCGCCGGAGCGCCCGGTGGGTCGGTTGGCGCACCCGGGGCGCTCGGGGCGCGGGGGTCGGGCGGCTCGTCGGCGTATGAATCGGCACCGGGTGGGGCCCGGGAGCGCGGGGGGCGCATCGGGGAGGTGGCCGCGCGGCTGGAGCGGAGCTACCGGCTGCGCTCCAGCTTTTCAGCCCCATCCGACCCTCCCGGCTCGGCGCGGCCCCCGGCCTCCCGGGAACGAGCCGGGGAGCGCGCGCGCGCCGAGCGAGGTGTCGACAGGCCGCGCGCCGACGAGCGGAGCGAGGAGGCCGCGCCGGCCGCCCCGGCCGCGCTTCGAGAGCGGGTCCGGGCGCTGCGGGCGGCGGCCCGGGCGATGATCGACGCCGGGCTCTTTGAGCAGGCCGCCCCGGCGCTTTTTGAGCTGGTGGCGCTGGCCCCCGACGACCGCTTCGGGCTGCAGACCCTGGCGCGCTACTACCGCCAGGCCGGTCAGGACGCCCTGGCCCGGGAGATCGAGGCCCGCTTCCGGGGAGGCGGTGGCGGGGGAGGCCAAAGCTAA
- a CDS encoding exodeoxyribonuclease V subunit gamma produces the protein MLQVFQSDRVEDLVDVLVHHLGVTAPKRAVDRAFHEYRLVVPNANLKQYLTFQIAAKMGVATNLRIETMEQFLESLVPPDEAGEPVAQIVAGATVERLLIGLLSDRALLDRAEMGPVRAFLEAAGSGEGAAEQRERRRYQLARRLAALFREYGYSRKQELLELWRQDRLASQEDPKFKAIFGPTERWQRTLWRALYLPGGALAQAAKQEAKQEAEAGAEPRELIALTDVPDRFENAALAWPDYVHLVGFSYLPPFFKELFGPLGANDEHNAIFYVLSPCLEEWGTVLIGDEDPLVDLDLGESELLSGDELPLALRMWGGPGRDFHRMLMELSDSDITTLEDRVARMQRPDVTLLQRLQRVIRDREDARQVAESSPPLTDRRSLRFMACPSIQRECEIIASEIWEMVTRHPQLRFNDIAVVVQPGERELYQTHLRAAFKQTHAIPHNVIDIDASHSSPVLDAARQVFELPLGGFKRSEVLGVLMHPAVVAQKGAVDPKQWARWCDELSIYHGADHRDHEGTYIKRERFHWQQGLDRLVLGAFMSQPEEEGAQAVALGAEHYLPLETGHGELEQVAALVELAQSLIVRSREVRGESRTLGAWMEHFKGMLSDFVGGEGKRDERMKLQLHRELSAIARADLSPDQAVGYRTAYEFAMAALGGLEDRYGKYLADGVVVSSFKPMRPIPFEVVFVTGLGQGAFPAPTPPDALDLREARRRLSDVSSRDQDFYMFLETLMSTRSRMVLSWVGRDAQTGDELEPASVVLALQEMAAVLEPEGELAPVQARSVRHPLRRYDARYFPQVYEPGAIPEYVAASGVDAIPVQDVAPYEAAAHVDQVERLWPNHHGEAQAEAVVRVNRRALDEALPPGYRPGPGELAAHLGSGPGGSGEEELQTLLKWSVPQVAPEVREGGRVVLQLSELGGFLKCPLQGSAKSRLRLYDEEEDDLLAVEDEPFEPAFLPALSLMRESLAEGLAARDLSEATLEAALRARAEREEMRGHFPSELYYEAAVQRCLQRVLTWRDGLRGVSAEEHPGVEHVRLGSALHRGREPGERVQLEPLVLEVDAGARGVLEVELHGSVTLVGEARASVGFAAGSKASPKYFVREHIEQLALVAAGYTLPEPQVLVVPSVASGAAKLALSVGSAGEARAYLSALVGELLQGVHDYFLPVELVAMVVKAQARGQEVDVAALLERFDPGSRFSETPSTMYGPVKRWFDSSPPSPARIQQIIEARYRYLKPVLGGK, from the coding sequence ATGCTGCAGGTATTTCAATCTGACAGGGTCGAAGATCTGGTCGATGTGCTGGTGCACCACCTGGGGGTGACGGCGCCCAAAAGGGCTGTGGATCGCGCGTTTCACGAGTACCGGCTGGTGGTGCCCAACGCGAACCTCAAGCAGTATCTGACCTTTCAGATCGCGGCGAAGATGGGGGTAGCGACCAACCTGCGCATCGAGACGATGGAGCAGTTTCTGGAGAGCCTGGTGCCCCCCGACGAGGCCGGGGAGCCGGTGGCCCAGATCGTGGCCGGCGCCACGGTGGAGCGCCTGCTGATCGGGCTGCTCTCGGATAGGGCCTTGCTCGACCGGGCCGAGATGGGGCCGGTGCGGGCCTTTTTGGAGGCGGCCGGCTCCGGGGAGGGGGCCGCCGAGCAGCGGGAGCGGCGGCGCTATCAGCTGGCCCGGCGCCTGGCCGCGCTCTTTCGGGAGTACGGCTACTCGCGCAAGCAGGAGCTTTTGGAGCTCTGGCGCCAGGATCGTCTGGCGAGCCAGGAGGACCCGAAGTTCAAGGCGATTTTTGGGCCGACGGAGCGCTGGCAGCGCACGTTATGGCGGGCGCTCTACCTGCCCGGGGGCGCGCTGGCGCAGGCGGCGAAACAGGAGGCGAAACAGGAGGCGGAAGCGGGGGCGGAGCCCCGCGAGCTCATCGCGCTGACCGACGTGCCCGATCGCTTTGAGAACGCCGCGCTGGCCTGGCCGGATTACGTGCACCTGGTGGGGTTTTCGTACCTGCCGCCCTTTTTCAAAGAGCTCTTCGGGCCGCTCGGGGCCAACGATGAGCATAACGCCATCTTTTACGTGCTCTCCCCCTGTCTGGAGGAGTGGGGCACGGTGCTGATCGGCGACGAAGACCCCCTGGTGGATCTGGACCTGGGGGAGAGCGAACTCTTAAGCGGCGATGAGCTGCCGCTGGCGCTGCGGATGTGGGGCGGCCCCGGGCGAGATTTTCACCGGATGCTGATGGAGTTGAGCGACTCGGACATCACCACGCTGGAGGATCGGGTCGCGCGGATGCAGCGCCCGGACGTGACCCTCTTGCAGCGCCTGCAGCGGGTGATTCGCGATCGCGAGGACGCTCGCCAGGTCGCAGAGAGTTCGCCGCCGCTGACCGACCGCCGGAGCCTGCGTTTTATGGCCTGTCCGAGCATTCAGCGGGAGTGCGAGATCATCGCCAGCGAGATCTGGGAGATGGTCACCCGCCATCCGCAGCTGCGCTTTAACGACATCGCGGTGGTGGTGCAGCCCGGGGAGCGCGAGCTCTATCAGACGCACCTGCGGGCGGCCTTCAAACAGACCCACGCCATCCCCCATAACGTGATCGACATCGACGCTTCGCACTCCTCGCCGGTGCTCGACGCGGCCCGCCAGGTGTTTGAGCTGCCCCTGGGAGGGTTTAAGCGCAGCGAGGTGCTGGGGGTGCTGATGCATCCGGCGGTGGTGGCGCAGAAGGGGGCGGTGGATCCCAAACAGTGGGCCCGGTGGTGCGATGAGCTGAGCATCTACCACGGGGCCGACCACCGGGATCATGAGGGGACCTACATCAAGCGGGAGCGCTTTCACTGGCAGCAGGGGCTCGATCGCCTGGTGCTGGGGGCGTTTATGTCGCAGCCCGAGGAGGAGGGGGCGCAGGCCGTGGCGCTGGGCGCGGAGCATTACCTGCCGCTGGAGACCGGGCACGGGGAGCTGGAGCAGGTGGCCGCGCTGGTGGAGCTGGCGCAATCGCTGATCGTGCGTTCGCGGGAGGTGCGCGGGGAGTCGCGTACACTGGGGGCGTGGATGGAGCATTTTAAGGGGATGCTCAGCGATTTTGTGGGTGGGGAGGGCAAGCGCGACGAACGCATGAAGCTGCAGCTGCACCGGGAGCTCTCGGCGATTGCGCGCGCCGACCTAAGCCCGGATCAGGCGGTGGGCTATCGCACGGCCTACGAGTTTGCGATGGCGGCGCTGGGCGGGCTCGAAGATCGTTATGGGAAGTACCTGGCCGACGGGGTGGTCGTCTCGTCCTTTAAGCCGATGCGGCCGATTCCCTTTGAGGTGGTCTTTGTGACGGGCCTGGGGCAGGGGGCCTTTCCGGCGCCGACGCCGCCCGACGCGCTGGATCTGCGGGAGGCCCGGCGGCGCTTAAGCGATGTGAGCTCGCGCGACCAGGACTTCTACATGTTTTTGGAGACGCTGATGTCGACGCGCTCCCGGATGGTGCTCTCCTGGGTGGGGCGAGATGCGCAGACGGGCGATGAGCTGGAGCCGGCGTCGGTGGTGTTGGCGTTGCAGGAGATGGCCGCGGTGCTGGAGCCCGAAGGGGAGCTGGCGCCGGTGCAGGCGCGCAGCGTGCGTCATCCGCTGCGGCGCTACGACGCGCGCTATTTTCCGCAGGTCTATGAGCCCGGGGCGATCCCCGAGTACGTGGCGGCCAGCGGGGTCGACGCGATCCCGGTGCAGGATGTGGCGCCCTATGAGGCAGCCGCCCACGTGGATCAGGTCGAGCGCCTCTGGCCCAATCACCACGGGGAGGCCCAGGCCGAGGCGGTGGTGCGGGTCAACCGCCGGGCGCTCGATGAGGCGTTGCCGCCGGGGTATCGGCCCGGGCCCGGGGAGCTGGCCGCGCACCTGGGGAGTGGTCCCGGGGGCTCTGGGGAGGAGGAGCTCCAGACCTTGTTAAAGTGGAGCGTGCCGCAGGTGGCCCCCGAGGTGCGGGAGGGGGGCCGGGTGGTGCTGCAGCTCAGCGAGCTGGGGGGCTTTTTGAAGTGCCCGCTGCAGGGCTCGGCGAAGTCGCGGCTGCGTCTCTACGATGAGGAGGAAGACGACCTGTTGGCGGTGGAGGATGAGCCCTTTGAGCCGGCCTTTTTGCCGGCGCTGAGCCTGATGCGCGAGAGCCTGGCCGAGGGGCTGGCCGCCCGGGACCTGAGCGAGGCGACGCTGGAGGCGGCGCTGCGGGCCCGGGCCGAGCGCGAGGAGATGCGGGGGCACTTCCCCTCGGAGCTCTATTATGAGGCGGCGGTTCAGCGCTGCCTGCAGCGGGTGCTCACCTGGCGCGACGGGCTGCGCGGGGTCAGCGCCGAGGAGCATCCCGGGGTGGAGCATGTGCGCCTGGGCAGCGCGCTGCACCGGGGCCGGGAGCCTGGCGAGCGGGTGCAGCTGGAGCCGCTGGTGCTCGAGGTCGACGCCGGGGCGCGCGGGGTGCTGGAGGTGGAGCTCCACGGGAGCGTGACGCTGGTCGGGGAGGCCCGGGCCTCGGTGGGGTTTGCCGCCGGGAGCAAGGCCAGTCCGAAGTATTTTGTCCGCGAGCATATCGAGCAGCTGGCGCTGGTGGCCGCCGGCTACACCCTGCCGGAGCCGCAGGTGCTGGTGGTGCCCTCGGTGGCCAGTGGGGCCGCGAAGCTGGCCTTGAGCGTGGGGAGCGCCGGGGAGGCCCGCGCCTACCTGAGCGCGCTGGTCGGGGAGCTCCTCCAGGGCGTGCATGACTACTTCTTGCCCGTGGAGCTGGTGGCGATGGTGGTCAAGGCGCAGGCCCGGGGCCAGGAGGTGGATGTGGCGGCGCTCCTGGAGCGCTTCGACCCGGGGAGCCGCTTCTCAGAGACCCCCTCCACGATGTACGGGCCGGTGAAGCGCTGGTTTGACTCCAGCCCCCCTTCGCCGGCGCGCATTCAGCAGATCATTGAAGCACGCTACCGCTACCTGAAGCCGGTGTTGGGAGGTAAATGA